AGGGAATGGTAGGATTACAAATTTCGAGCAACAGTTTTTTAAGCTCTTCCGTAAAAGAATCTAAGGTTGCTTGTGTCACCAGCTGGTCTTTGGTCCTGCTCCCCGGCTTCTCTTTTGTGCCGAATTTTAAGAATCCGTTGTTGAGGTTTTTAAAAGAAATGATTCCGGCCTCTGCCGAAACTATGGGTACTGAACCGTTCATCATCAGGGCATAGGCTAAAACCTGAAACGCCTTGCTGTATTTATACTCTTCGGCAATAAGATTCCAGTCTACAATTTCCAGCTCACCCTGTTGCACCATGCCGGTTTTGTAGTCGACAATGCGAAGCACCCCATTGTACTCGTCTACTCTGTCTACTTTTCCTCCAATAGCAACAGGAAAGGAGAGGCCTTCAATAGGAATTTCTACTTTTAGATCGGTTTCAATCTGTATGATTTTAATTGTATTTCCGGCGGAAATTTCTGAAATTTCAAGATTGATAAAATTTGAAATATAGCGCTTGGCCACTTCAAAAATGATCAGATTTTTCCCTCTCGAAAAGTTGCCCTCTTTAAAGGTCCTTTTGAACTGTTTTGTAACTACTGTGTCTATTTGAGACTTGGCTTTCTGAAGCATTTCAACATTTAAAAAACTTCTTTCCCAGGGTTCATACAATTCCTGGAGCGAATCATGTACAATGGTTCCCAACGTATTGTATGCTACAGTCTCTTCCACCTCCTGAAATTCATTAATCTTCAAAATCTTTTGATAGTAAAAATCAATCGGATTTCGAATGTAACTCGTAAGCGCCGAGGGAGAAAACCCTTTTTGAGCAATCTCTTGTAATCGCTCCATAACAGCAGGAGTTTTTGCAATACTCCTAGGTGTTTTTGGTTCGAGGTATACCGGCGGATTTACAACAACTTTTTCGATAATATGATTCGTTTGCTTTTCGACTTCAAGTTGCAGGAGAAACCTGCTTTTTTCACCCGAATTTAAACCATCGGCATGCGAATTATACATAAATGTCGCCTGGGATGTTCGATGCAGCAAGCGATAAAAATGATAGGTGTAAATCGCATCTTTTTCGGTGTAGGAGGGAAGTCCGAATTGTTGTTTTAGATCGTACGTAATAAAAGAGGCATTCGATTTTCCTGAAGGTAATATGCCTTCATTTACAGAAAGCATGATGATATTTTCGAAATCCAATACCCTTGTTTCCAGAACACCCATTATTTGAAGTCCCTCATAGGCATCTCCTTCAAAGTCGAGGGAGGTTGTTGCGATTAACTCTACAAATAAACTATGAACCGTTTTTATTGTCTTGCTATGGGGAAAATTGGCGTTTAAGGCTTCAATTTCTTCGAAGACCGTAAATAGTTTATATAGCACAACTCTATCCAATGCTTGTTCCTGAAATTGATTTTTGGCTGTTAATATTAACTGAATACAAGACTGTAATGCTTTAGCACTCTCGTTATTCCAGGTCGAAAAAAGTAAGGCAATAATGGCTTCATTTTTTACTCCGCCCCACGACTGAAGCTGTTCCAAAGAAGTATAAGCAGTATTCTGTTGGGTGATCTTTGCGATTATTTCCTGAGGGTACTCCAGCAAATGGGAAGCCACAGGATGATTTAACAGTGTTAGGACATCTTTGTAATAGATTGCCTCAACCTCTTTTAAGTGAAAATGCAGTAGAGTTTCAAAAAAAACAGCGGTTGGGAAGGATTTTAAAGGTATTCCCATAGTAATATTGGCCTGGGAAACAGTTTTGGGCAAAGAATTAATTACAGGCAGTAATAAGGCCTCATCAGCTAGTACAACAGCGGTTTTGTTTAATTGTTCCGGAGTATATCCTGATAGTAGGTTGGCCAAATATTTGACCTGCCCCATATTTTTTTGAACCTCTACAAAGGTAAATTTCTTTTCGGTTTTAAAATTGTTTGCGTTTTGCTGAAAGGAGGTATGTTCGAAGGATTTCCACTCCTTTTGATACTGTCTTAGAAATAAGGAGGCACTGTGTTTAATGTCTTTGTAGAAGCGGGTGTCTGTGTCCCAAAACACTTCGGTATTACCGGTTTCCAGCAATTCCTGAATAATATGCTGTTCGGCATTATTTAGCGCGTTAAAACCAATGAAAACATGCCTTTTAGCGCCGTGTTGATGTATGTAATGTTCAATATCCTCGGAAGCTTTTCGATAGACCAATCCTTGATACCCGGAATCTTCGTGAAGCAAAAGTTCTTTTAATGTTTCATAAAAAAGAGGCAATTGACTCCAGAAATGCAGGTAACCTTCAATGAGAGGTGTTTTTTCGTCCTGTACGTTCCATTTCTCCAGGGTTTTTATACTGCCCAAATAACTGAAGAATGCCTTAGGCTCTACCAGATATCTGTCAATTTCGTTAAAGTCATTTAGGAGGGTTGTTGCCCAGGAAGTATATGTTTCGAAGCTTTCCTTTTCTGAAATGCCTTCAGTCTTGAGGTAGGCGTCATAACTTTTAAAGAGAAGCTCGGTACTACTGATAATTCGCAGATCGGAGAGTGTTTCGATAAACTCTTCAATACTAATAATTGTGGGAGCAAATTCAGTTTTGACTGCAGAATTCCGAAGGTAATTTTTTAAGAAACCACCGGCTCTTTTACTGGGAAGTACAAGGATTAGTTCGGCAAGATTCCCGTGTTTATTTTTAAGGGTATGTAAAGTCTCTTCGAGGAATGTTTGCATACCGCTAAAATAAAAAACGCCTCCGTAAAAGGAGGCGTTTCTCAATTATTTATTAAGGTGTTTCTTATTTCTGTAGAGAAATTTCAACACGTCTGTTTTGTTGTCTTCCTGCTGCAGTATTATTAGTTGCAACCGGACGAGCTTCACCGTAACCTTCAGAAGTCAATCTGTTAGAAGTCATTCCAATAGTGGTTAGGTAATTCATTACAGAAGCAGCTCTTTCTTTAGAAAGCTTCATGTTGTAAGCATCACTACCTCTACTGTCTGTATGACCTTCAATATGGAAAGTAGTGTTAGGATATTCCTTCATGATGTTAGCGATACTTTGCAATGCAGAGTAAGACTCTTGACGAATAGTTGCTTTGTCGTAGTCGAACAAGATAGTTTTAGAGTACTCGTTCAATTGTTGGATAATCTCAACAGTTACTTCTGGACAACCTTTGTTTGCAACAGTACCAGGTACATCTGGACACTGATCATCTTTGTCTAATACACCGTCACCGTCTCTGTCTTGGTAAGGACAACCATTGTTAGCCTTAGGACCAGCTTCGTTTGGACAAGCATCTTCAGCATCAGTGATTCCATCACCGTCAGCATCAGGACATCCGTTAAGTGCAGCTAGACCAAAAACAGTAGGACAAGCATCTTGTGGATCTGGAATACCATCACCGTCTGTATCAGGACATCCGTTGAATTCAGCTAAACCAGGAGTATTAGGACAAGCATCGTTTCTGTCTTCGATTCCATCACCGTCTGTGTCAGGACATCCGTTGAATTCTGGTAAACCAGGAGTTTCAGGACATTCGTCATCTTTGTCGAAGATTCCATCACCGTCGGTATCTTTTCCACCGAATTTAAACACAACTCCTGCAGAATGCTGGAAGTGTTTTACACCGTAAGCATCTTCAAAAGCATGCTTATAAGCAGTTTGGAAGTTTACACCTAAATTCTCACCAATCCAAATACGAACTGAAGCAAGACCGTTAGCGGTACCAAACCCAATATCATCAACCCAAGTGTAACCACCACCTACACCAATAGATGGGTCAAACCAACCTCCTGGACCATTAATAAGGTCTCTAAAGCTGTACTTAATTTCTCCATCGGCAGCAATGTATGATAAATCATCAACTGATACATCACCCATTTTTTCAATCTTGTTGATAGTTCCAACAGCAGCAAACGAGAAACCACTTCCTATGTATCTACCAATAGATACTTTGGACACAGATGGAACAATATTCCAGTGGTCATTTACATTATAAAATTCTTCAAAAAGGTCTCCATTAAGAGCGTCAGACTCTGTTTGGCCATCTCTTAGACCTACAGGGAAGGTGTCAACAGCGTTTACACCAACCTCGATTGCCCAAGGATTGTTTTCGTCTTGTGCGTTAGCTACTCCAACTCCTAAAAGTAAAAGTGTAGCAACTAAAAAAGTGTTAAGATGTTTCATATTCGATTGTTTAATTTTTAAGTGTTAATTAGAGCAAAAGTAAGTTGTTAAAACTTATAAACAAAAGCAAATCTATTAAAATTTTGATAAAATTAAAGAGAATAATATATAAATAAAACAAGTTAGGCCTTTATTATTTCGAGTTTGGCACCTACTTTTTTAAATGCATTGATGGCTTTATCGAGATGTTCTTTGCTATGTGCTGCCGACAATTGAACTCTTATTCGCGCTTTGCCCTTTGGCACCACGGGATAAAAGAAGCCAATAACATAAATCCCTTCTTCCAATAGCATGTCGGCCATATTTTGAGAGAGCTGTGCATCGTACAGCATTACAGGAACAATAGCCGAATCCCCATCAATTATATCGAAACCGGCCGCTTTCATTCCTTTTTTAAAGTAATTTGTGTTGTTTTCCAAACGATCTCTTAATGAGGTGTCCTTGGATAGCA
This genomic stretch from Ulvibacter sp. MAR_2010_11 harbors:
- a CDS encoding PD-(D/E)XK nuclease family protein, translating into MQTFLEETLHTLKNKHGNLAELILVLPSKRAGGFLKNYLRNSAVKTEFAPTIISIEEFIETLSDLRIISSTELLFKSYDAYLKTEGISEKESFETYTSWATTLLNDFNEIDRYLVEPKAFFSYLGSIKTLEKWNVQDEKTPLIEGYLHFWSQLPLFYETLKELLLHEDSGYQGLVYRKASEDIEHYIHQHGAKRHVFIGFNALNNAEQHIIQELLETGNTEVFWDTDTRFYKDIKHSASLFLRQYQKEWKSFEHTSFQQNANNFKTEKKFTFVEVQKNMGQVKYLANLLSGYTPEQLNKTAVVLADEALLLPVINSLPKTVSQANITMGIPLKSFPTAVFFETLLHFHLKEVEAIYYKDVLTLLNHPVASHLLEYPQEIIAKITQQNTAYTSLEQLQSWGGVKNEAIIALLFSTWNNESAKALQSCIQLILTAKNQFQEQALDRVVLYKLFTVFEEIEALNANFPHSKTIKTVHSLFVELIATTSLDFEGDAYEGLQIMGVLETRVLDFENIIMLSVNEGILPSGKSNASFITYDLKQQFGLPSYTEKDAIYTYHFYRLLHRTSQATFMYNSHADGLNSGEKSRFLLQLEVEKQTNHIIEKVVVNPPVYLEPKTPRSIAKTPAVMERLQEIAQKGFSPSALTSYIRNPIDFYYQKILKINEFQEVEETVAYNTLGTIVHDSLQELYEPWERSFLNVEMLQKAKSQIDTVVTKQFKRTFKEGNFSRGKNLIIFEVAKRYISNFINLEISEISAGNTIKIIQIETDLKVEIPIEGLSFPVAIGGKVDRVDEYNGVLRIVDYKTGMVQQGELEIVDWNLIAEEYKYSKAFQVLAYALMMNGSVPIVSAEAGIISFKNLNNGFLKFGTKEKPGSRTKDQLVTQATLDSFTEELKKLLLEICNPTIPFTEKEIE
- a CDS encoding OmpA family protein, whose protein sequence is MKHLNTFLVATLLLLGVGVANAQDENNPWAIEVGVNAVDTFPVGLRDGQTESDALNGDLFEEFYNVNDHWNIVPSVSKVSIGRYIGSGFSFAAVGTINKIEKMGDVSVDDLSYIAADGEIKYSFRDLINGPGGWFDPSIGVGGGYTWVDDIGFGTANGLASVRIWIGENLGVNFQTAYKHAFEDAYGVKHFQHSAGVVFKFGGKDTDGDGIFDKDDECPETPGLPEFNGCPDTDGDGIEDRNDACPNTPGLAEFNGCPDTDGDGIPDPQDACPTVFGLAALNGCPDADGDGITDAEDACPNEAGPKANNGCPYQDRDGDGVLDKDDQCPDVPGTVANKGCPEVTVEIIQQLNEYSKTILFDYDKATIRQESYSALQSIANIMKEYPNTTFHIEGHTDSRGSDAYNMKLSKERAASVMNYLTTIGMTSNRLTSEGYGEARPVATNNTAAGRQQNRRVEISLQK